In a single window of the Litorilituus sediminis genome:
- a CDS encoding sensor histidine kinase: protein MALAVQPIDVRAANKSYGLARAQQSSALEQEAYPGELAALRAQLAETSTSGIAPYYLRKQALAEQNSKHTKQLADQLIEEMPAGIVVLDGNGIVVKINKVARQLLDEPILGQAWFDVISRSFKPREDDWHEVSLKDGRRVKLEISNLGDQPGQLIMMTDLTETRLLQDKIGQMQRLSSLGRMVSTLAHQIRTPLSAAILYGANLANNKLTDDARQNFQEKLNSRLKDLEQQVNDMLLFSKSGKEQVVNELSVAELLNDAVQSMEALTVKAKAKINLELAHDSGKILANKNALTGAIQNLIHNSLRIIGQHGVINIHVFSKAEDIYISVKDNGPGVQAELKDKIFQPFYTSSSQGTGLGLAVVKSVVSAHQGQVSLISQAPEGAHFVIKLPKLNTSAEVNGENHHE from the coding sequence ATGGCGCTAGCAGTTCAACCTATCGATGTAAGAGCAGCAAATAAAAGCTATGGCTTGGCAAGAGCCCAGCAAAGTAGTGCACTTGAGCAAGAAGCTTACCCAGGTGAGTTAGCTGCTTTGCGTGCTCAGTTAGCTGAAACATCAACGTCTGGTATCGCGCCATATTATTTAAGAAAGCAGGCATTAGCTGAGCAAAATAGTAAGCATACTAAGCAACTGGCAGATCAATTAATTGAAGAGATGCCAGCAGGTATTGTTGTTTTAGACGGTAACGGCATTGTTGTAAAAATTAATAAAGTAGCACGACAACTTCTTGACGAGCCTATTTTAGGGCAGGCTTGGTTTGATGTCATTAGTCGCTCATTTAAGCCAAGAGAAGATGACTGGCACGAAGTCTCGTTAAAAGATGGTCGTCGAGTAAAACTTGAAATCAGTAATTTAGGCGATCAGCCTGGTCAGCTTATCATGATGACCGACTTAACAGAAACGCGCTTGCTACAAGATAAAATTGGCCAAATGCAACGTTTATCATCGCTTGGTCGTATGGTGTCAACCCTTGCTCATCAAATTAGAACACCGTTATCGGCAGCTATTTTATATGGTGCTAACTTAGCGAACAATAAGTTAACTGATGATGCTCGGCAAAATTTCCAAGAAAAGCTTAACTCAAGATTAAAAGATTTAGAGCAACAAGTTAACGATATGCTGCTGTTCTCAAAAAGTGGTAAAGAGCAAGTGGTGAATGAGTTATCTGTGGCTGAATTACTTAATGATGCTGTGCAAAGTATGGAAGCCTTAACAGTAAAAGCCAAAGCTAAAATTAATTTAGAGTTAGCGCATGATTCGGGAAAAATACTTGCCAATAAAAATGCTTTAACTGGCGCCATTCAAAACTTAATTCACAATAGTTTGCGGATCATTGGTCAGCATGGAGTGATTAATATTCATGTCTTTAGCAAAGCAGAAGACATTTATATCAGTGTAAAAGATAACGGTCCTGGCGTTCAAGCCGAGCTAAAAGATAAAATATTTCAACCGTTTTATACCTCAAGTAGTCAAGGTACAGGCTTAGGTTTGGCTGTTGTAAAGTCTGTTGTTAGTGCTCACCAAGGACAAGTGAGTTTGATTAGCCAAGCACCAGAAGGTGCACACTTTGTTATTAAATTACCCAAGCTAAATACTAGCGCTGAAGTCAATGGGGAGAATCACCATGAATGA
- the pseC gene encoding UDP-4-amino-4,6-dideoxy-N-acetyl-beta-L-altrosamine transaminase: MIPYGKQDISEDDIQRVVEVLKSDYITQGPVVSQFESAIAKQCHAKYAIACNSATSALHIACLALGVGQGDIVWTSPISFVASSNCALYCGASVDFIDIDINSGNISPEKLTEKLAQAQKNNTLPKAIILVHLAGQSCQMDKIKQLTKQYNIALIEDASHAIGARYQGYPVGSCQFSDITIFSFHPVKIITSAEGGMAVTNNQELARKMQRLRSHGITNQSDEMTEPSHGPWYYQQIELGFNYRMTELQAALGLSQSSKLAKFVEQRNNLASYYDKAFNHSAITPLTPQSDAYSAYHLYIVLLPELDKSKHKQVICALRDHNIFAHVHYIPIHTQPYYQNLGFNLGDFPVAEEYYNRAISLPLFPQLTVKEQDYIIETLLNVIK; encoded by the coding sequence ATGATCCCATACGGCAAACAAGATATCAGTGAAGACGACATTCAACGTGTTGTCGAAGTGTTAAAGTCTGACTATATCACCCAAGGGCCAGTTGTTAGCCAGTTTGAAAGTGCAATCGCCAAACAATGCCATGCTAAATATGCCATTGCTTGTAATAGCGCCACTTCAGCATTGCATATTGCTTGTTTAGCCTTAGGTGTAGGCCAAGGTGATATTGTCTGGACCTCGCCTATCTCTTTTGTTGCCTCTAGTAATTGTGCACTCTATTGTGGTGCTAGCGTTGATTTTATTGATATCGACATCAACAGTGGCAATATTTCACCTGAAAAACTCACCGAGAAGTTAGCACAAGCACAAAAAAACAATACGCTACCGAAAGCGATTATTCTGGTTCATTTAGCAGGCCAGTCTTGCCAAATGGATAAAATTAAACAGCTGACTAAGCAATACAATATTGCCTTAATTGAAGATGCTTCTCATGCCATAGGCGCTCGTTATCAAGGTTACCCAGTAGGTAGTTGCCAGTTTAGTGATATCACTATTTTTAGTTTTCACCCCGTGAAAATCATTACCAGTGCAGAAGGTGGCATGGCCGTCACCAATAACCAAGAATTAGCGCGTAAAATGCAACGCTTACGTAGTCATGGCATCACCAATCAAAGCGATGAAATGACAGAGCCAAGCCACGGTCCTTGGTATTATCAGCAAATTGAGCTGGGCTTTAATTACCGTATGACAGAGCTACAAGCGGCGCTGGGGTTAAGCCAAAGCAGTAAATTAGCAAAATTTGTTGAGCAGAGAAATAACTTAGCAAGCTATTACGATAAGGCATTTAATCATAGCGCTATTACGCCATTAACGCCGCAAAGCGATGCTTACTCAGCCTATCATTTATATATAGTGCTATTACCTGAGTTAGATAAAAGCAAACATAAGCAAGTAATTTGTGCCTTGCGTGACCATAATATTTTTGCTCACGTACATTATATTCCTATTCATACTCAGCCCTATTATCAAAACTTAGGCTTTAATCTGGGTGACTTTCCTGTTGCTGAAGAGTACTACAACAGAGCAATATCATTGCCTTTATTCCCGCAGCTAACGGTGAAAGAGCAAGACTACATCATAGAAACCTTGTTAAATGTGATCAAATAG
- the fliE gene encoding flagellar hook-basal body complex protein FliE gives MDIKSNSLYAQMQSMSMQAMGNKLPAVGGDDMAVDSLGKVNSSSSNFGNMLTDALKTVNELQKDAGEKKAAFEMGDKSVSLGEVMIASSKSGIALDATVQVRNKLVEAYKEIMSMPV, from the coding sequence ATGGATATCAAAAGCAATTCTTTATATGCACAAATGCAAAGCATGTCTATGCAGGCGATGGGTAATAAGCTACCAGCCGTTGGTGGTGATGACATGGCTGTTGATAGCCTAGGTAAGGTGAACTCATCGAGTAGCAATTTCGGCAATATGTTAACGGATGCGTTAAAAACCGTGAATGAGCTACAAAAGGATGCTGGCGAGAAGAAAGCCGCCTTTGAAATGGGCGATAAAAGCGTGTCATTAGGTGAAGTGATGATCGCGTCTTCCAAGTCAGGTATTGCCTTAGATGCGACAGTGCAGGTGAGAAATAAGCTAGTTGAAGCATACAAAGAAATTATGAGTATGCCAGTGTAA
- the pseB gene encoding UDP-N-acetylglucosamine 4,6-dehydratase (inverting): protein MFDDKSILITGGTGSFGKKYVETLLKHHKPKKIIIFSRDELKQFEMQQVFNQPCMRYFIGDVRDKERLNRAMRGVDFVIHAAAMKQVPAAEYNPMECVKTNINGAENVIDAALNNNVSKVIALSTDKAANPINLYGATKLASDKIFVAANNISGGHETTFAVVRYGNVVGSRGSVVPFFEKLINEGSDHLPITHMEMTRFWITLQQGVDFVLKNFQRMLGGEIFVPKIPSIKISDLATAMAPNLKQKEVGIRPGEKLHEVMCPADDSYHTFEYDDHFVIAPSIIFSSRSNDFTVNAINEQGKPVTQAFEYNSRDNEHYLTIKEIQEFNKQACL from the coding sequence ATGTTTGATGACAAAAGTATCCTTATCACTGGCGGTACAGGCTCATTTGGAAAAAAATATGTTGAAACACTTCTAAAGCACCACAAGCCAAAGAAAATCATTATTTTTTCACGTGATGAATTAAAACAATTTGAAATGCAACAAGTGTTTAATCAGCCATGCATGCGTTATTTTATAGGTGATGTACGCGATAAAGAAAGACTTAACCGTGCTATGCGCGGTGTCGATTTTGTTATTCATGCTGCCGCCATGAAACAAGTTCCGGCTGCTGAATACAACCCTATGGAGTGTGTCAAAACTAACATCAATGGTGCTGAAAATGTCATTGATGCGGCACTGAATAATAATGTCAGTAAGGTTATCGCACTATCAACCGATAAAGCAGCTAACCCGATTAATTTATATGGCGCAACAAAGTTGGCCTCAGATAAAATATTTGTCGCAGCGAATAATATTTCCGGCGGTCATGAAACCACCTTTGCTGTCGTTCGTTATGGCAATGTGGTCGGCTCGCGCGGCTCAGTGGTACCTTTCTTTGAAAAGCTCATTAATGAAGGTAGCGATCATTTACCTATTACCCATATGGAGATGACTCGCTTTTGGATCACCTTGCAACAAGGGGTTGATTTTGTCTTAAAGAACTTCCAACGTATGCTTGGCGGCGAAATTTTTGTCCCGAAAATTCCTTCAATAAAGATATCTGATCTTGCCACCGCTATGGCACCAAATCTTAAGCAAAAAGAAGTGGGCATTAGACCAGGTGAAAAGCTACACGAAGTGATGTGCCCTGCAGATGACTCCTATCATACCTTTGAATATGATGATCATTTTGTTATTGCTCCGAGTATCATTTTCTCAAGCCGTAGTAATGACTTCACCGTCAATGCCATTAATGAGCAAGGTAAACCTGTTACGCAAGCGTTCGAATATAACTCTCGTGACAATGAGCATTACTTAACCATTAAAGAAATTCAAGAATTTAATAAACAAGCATGTCTATGA
- the fliF gene encoding flagellar basal-body MS-ring/collar protein FliF, whose product MVTADNSTDLLASESDSAVEEQKSGLSASLGNIDVLRQITLVVALAICLAIAVFIIILASEPEYRFLTKLPTQQLIKTMDFLDANKVDYRQENNTISVPAEEYQNIKLLLAREGLTEEPAQGEEVLMKDMGFGVSQRLERERLKFGREQQLAKTIEQLQSIARAKVLLAIPRENVFARREKNPSATVVLTMQRGRILSEEEVDSVVDIVASAVQGLSPNRVTVTDQNGRLLNSGSQDSISSRSRKEFEIEQKREQEYLDKIDSILIPVVGLGNYTAQVDVTMDFTNVEETQRRYNSDLPALRSEMKVEDTSIGGNVGGIPGALTNQPPLESAIPENATGGQKKVLPSRKHSESTKNYELDEAISHTKQQAGIVRRVSVSVALDYVTSAAGAPADGAEENATQSTQQPRSVAELASIRRLLQGSIGFDLQRGDILEVVTIPFNRPDLGVEEELPFWKQPEFFKIVKLVLAAIVIIVLIFAVIRPMLKRLINPEQTPEDYGDKSLDSHIDLGDETMDMLTSEFDEGAVGFAPDGSLQLPDLHRDEDVLKAVRALVANEPELSSQVVKSWLNEDE is encoded by the coding sequence ATGGTAACAGCCGATAACAGTACAGATTTACTTGCCAGTGAATCAGACTCTGCTGTAGAAGAGCAAAAGTCAGGTTTATCAGCGAGTTTAGGAAATATTGATGTATTAAGACAAATCACACTAGTTGTTGCCTTAGCCATTTGTTTAGCTATTGCAGTGTTTATCATCATTCTTGCTAGTGAGCCTGAATATCGTTTCTTAACGAAATTGCCGACCCAACAATTGATTAAAACCATGGATTTTCTTGACGCAAATAAAGTTGATTACCGTCAAGAAAACAACACTATTTCCGTTCCTGCTGAAGAATATCAAAATATTAAATTGTTGCTTGCTCGCGAAGGCTTAACCGAGGAACCAGCTCAAGGTGAAGAAGTCTTAATGAAAGATATGGGGTTTGGTGTTAGCCAGCGCCTTGAGCGCGAAAGACTTAAATTTGGCCGAGAGCAACAACTAGCAAAAACCATAGAGCAATTACAAAGTATTGCACGCGCTAAAGTATTACTTGCTATTCCACGTGAAAATGTTTTTGCCCGTCGAGAGAAAAATCCATCAGCCACTGTGGTATTAACCATGCAGCGTGGCAGAATTTTATCAGAAGAAGAAGTTGATTCAGTAGTAGATATTGTCGCTTCTGCCGTTCAAGGCTTAAGTCCAAACAGAGTGACAGTAACGGATCAAAATGGTCGCTTATTAAACTCTGGCTCGCAAGATTCCATTTCATCGCGCTCACGCAAAGAGTTTGAAATTGAACAAAAACGCGAGCAAGAATATTTAGATAAAATTGATAGCATTTTAATTCCGGTGGTTGGCTTAGGTAATTATACCGCACAGGTCGACGTTACTATGGATTTTACCAATGTAGAAGAAACACAACGTCGTTACAATTCAGACTTACCTGCATTGCGCAGTGAAATGAAAGTTGAAGATACTAGCATAGGTGGCAATGTTGGTGGTATTCCTGGCGCGTTAACCAACCAGCCGCCATTAGAATCAGCTATTCCTGAAAATGCTACCGGTGGTCAAAAGAAAGTACTGCCAAGTCGCAAACACAGTGAATCAACGAAAAACTATGAGTTAGATGAAGCCATTAGTCACACTAAACAGCAAGCGGGTATTGTGCGTCGAGTGAGTGTTTCTGTTGCGCTTGATTATGTAACCAGTGCAGCAGGTGCGCCAGCAGATGGCGCTGAAGAAAACGCAACACAGAGTACACAACAACCACGTTCAGTGGCGGAGCTAGCTTCTATTCGCCGCTTATTACAAGGTAGTATCGGCTTTGATTTACAACGCGGTGATATTTTAGAAGTGGTCACTATTCCGTTTAATCGTCCCGATTTAGGGGTTGAAGAAGAGCTACCATTTTGGAAGCAGCCAGAGTTCTTTAAAATAGTTAAGCTAGTATTAGCTGCAATAGTTATTATCGTATTAATCTTTGCGGTTATTAGGCCAATGTTAAAACGCTTAATCAACCCTGAGCAAACACCAGAAGATTATGGCGATAAATCACTTGATAGTCATATAGACTTAGGTGATGAAACCATGGACATGTTAACATCAGAGTTTGATGAAGGTGCCGTTGGTTTTGCCCCTGATGGTAGCTTACAGTTACCCGATCTTCATCGAGATGAAGATGTATTAAAAGCGGTTCGAGCGCTTGTTGCAAATGAGCCTGAACTATCATCGCAAGTAGTGAAAAGTTGGTTGAACGAAGATGAGTGA
- a CDS encoding sigma-54 dependent transcriptional regulator has translation MSDMSLINGHKQILVVDNDNARAHQMATVLSFVGEHFTLCSQEQLSDYLKQSDHLICVVLAGDISTATAKHIKAQPSLPFLLHDVVDANALSQNANVLGLLSIPLNYAQLTELVHHCHQYHNKLPKKGNRLASSALFRSLVGVSEPMNQVRFLIEQVAKTPASVLVLGESGTGKEVVARNIHNLSDRADKAFVPVNCGAIPAELLESELFGHEKGAFTGAISARKGRFELAEGGTLFLDEIGDMPQPMQVKLLRVLQERTFERVGGSKSLKADVRIIAATHQNLEEMIKTGDFREDLFYRLNVFPIETPSLRERKEDVPLLLQELLTRFEHEQGKTVRFTEKAIESLMEHPWSGNVRELSNLIERMLIMYGEQIVDVAELPFKYQHIDVEAYQPEYPEELQEQDAINELFAGFDYEDEQNIDSEPAEALTQDEPIISQSNDSALLPDDGINLKEYLADLEISLIKQSLVKHDWVVARAAETLGMRRTTLVEKMRKYDLQKPQE, from the coding sequence ATGAGTGATATGTCATTGATAAACGGACACAAACAAATTCTAGTCGTTGATAACGATAATGCCAGAGCGCACCAAATGGCAACGGTATTGTCCTTTGTTGGCGAGCACTTTACCTTGTGTTCACAAGAGCAGTTAAGTGATTATTTAAAACAAAGTGATCATTTAATTTGTGTTGTGCTAGCGGGTGATATTTCAACTGCAACGGCAAAACATATTAAAGCTCAGCCAAGTTTACCTTTTCTATTACATGATGTTGTGGATGCAAACGCATTAAGCCAAAACGCGAATGTTTTGGGGTTACTTTCTATTCCTTTAAATTACGCTCAGTTGACCGAGTTGGTTCATCATTGTCATCAATATCACAATAAACTACCAAAAAAAGGCAATAGGCTGGCAAGTAGTGCTTTATTCCGCTCGTTAGTTGGTGTGAGTGAGCCGATGAATCAGGTACGCTTTTTAATTGAACAAGTGGCAAAAACCCCAGCAAGCGTTTTGGTATTAGGTGAATCTGGTACAGGTAAGGAAGTGGTTGCTCGAAATATTCACAACCTATCAGATCGCGCTGATAAAGCCTTTGTGCCTGTGAACTGTGGTGCTATACCGGCAGAACTACTCGAAAGTGAGCTTTTTGGTCATGAAAAAGGCGCTTTTACTGGTGCGATCTCTGCAAGAAAAGGTCGTTTTGAATTAGCAGAAGGCGGCACCTTATTTTTAGATGAAATTGGTGATATGCCACAGCCTATGCAAGTCAAATTGTTGCGTGTACTTCAAGAGCGTACTTTTGAGCGTGTGGGTGGCAGCAAAAGTTTAAAGGCTGATGTCCGTATTATTGCGGCAACACATCAAAACCTTGAAGAAATGATTAAAACAGGCGATTTTCGCGAGGATCTGTTTTATCGATTAAATGTTTTCCCAATTGAAACGCCTTCATTAAGGGAAAGAAAAGAAGACGTACCTTTATTATTGCAAGAGCTATTAACTCGTTTTGAGCATGAGCAAGGTAAAACAGTTCGCTTTACTGAGAAAGCGATAGAGTCATTAATGGAACACCCATGGTCAGGTAACGTTAGGGAGCTTTCTAATCTTATAGAGCGTATGTTGATCATGTATGGTGAACAAATCGTTGATGTTGCCGAGTTACCATTTAAGTATCAGCATATTGACGTTGAGGCTTATCAACCGGAATACCCAGAAGAGTTACAAGAGCAAGATGCTATTAATGAATTATTTGCTGGCTTTGATTATGAAGATGAGCAAAATATTGACAGTGAGCCTGCTGAAGCGTTAACGCAAGATGAGCCGATTATCAGTCAAAGTAACGATAGTGCTTTGCTGCCTGATGATGGCATTAATTTAAAAGAATATTTAGCCGATTTAGAAATATCTCTTATTAAGCAATCACTTGTTAAGCATGATTGGGTCGTTGCTCGAGCGGCGGAAACCTTAGGTATGCGCCGCACCACCTTAGTCGAGAAAATGCGTAAATACGATTTACAAAAACCACAAGAATAA
- a CDS encoding cytidylyltransferase domain-containing protein: MTDTLIILQARTSSTRLPGKVLLPILDKPMLSHQIARLKGIKTAHKLIIATSELESDDGIADLCQALNVSCFRGSLDDVLDRYYQAAKANNPNDTVKTIVRVTGDCPVIDSEIIDKVIKLFHQSGADYCSNCDPATLPDGLDVEVFTFAALTKAWHEAKKPSEREHVTPYIRNNKSIFTCANYTHPNDLSHYRLTVDEGVDFELITQIYQALYPIKPTFNLSDIITLLQQNPELGQLNQHIIRNEGLIKSELADQEQHHD, from the coding sequence ATGACAGATACGTTAATCATTTTACAAGCCCGCACCTCCTCCACTAGGCTGCCAGGTAAGGTGCTATTGCCAATTCTAGACAAACCTATGTTAAGCCACCAAATAGCTCGGCTTAAAGGCATTAAAACAGCGCATAAACTTATTATTGCCACCAGTGAACTTGAGAGTGATGATGGCATTGCAGACTTATGCCAAGCATTAAATGTTAGCTGCTTTCGCGGCTCATTAGATGATGTATTAGATAGATATTATCAAGCAGCTAAAGCGAATAACCCGAATGATACAGTTAAAACCATAGTGCGAGTGACGGGTGACTGCCCTGTTATTGATAGTGAAATTATTGATAAGGTCATTAAATTATTTCATCAAAGCGGCGCGGATTATTGCTCCAATTGCGACCCTGCCACGTTACCAGATGGCTTAGATGTTGAAGTATTTACCTTTGCCGCGTTAACAAAAGCTTGGCACGAGGCAAAAAAACCTTCTGAGCGTGAGCATGTTACGCCGTATATTCGCAATAATAAATCCATATTTACTTGCGCAAATTACACGCACCCGAATGATTTATCTCACTATCGGCTCACCGTCGATGAAGGCGTTGATTTTGAGTTAATCACGCAAATATACCAGGCGCTTTACCCTATCAAACCAACGTTTAATTTAAGTGACATCATCACTTTATTACAGCAAAACCCTGAGCTTGGACAACTTAATCAACATATTATACGCAATGAAGGTTTAATTAAATCTGAGCTTGCCGATCAGGAACAACACCATGACTAG
- a CDS encoding aldo/keto reductase gives MKLALGTVQFGLNYGISNQHGQISKAQVKDILTHAKQLGIKTLDSAAAYGNSEQVIGELTDVQDFDIITKVPALTTEQTSIMPYVKQSLDQLQKPRLSALLFHQADNLISHPDKAELYQQLIEVKTQGLTKRIGVSLYSPSQLTQISKQFAIDIAQVPINVFDQRFLSPQCIKLCKQKQIRLHARSLFLQGLIFFDADSLPAYFSPFKEKIIAFKQLAKQLSCSKLTLALAIVAQDSHNYFDVIEQLVVGVCSVKQLDEIVQAYQQAQALKSSIDELATLQDERLAFINPSMWPAKAN, from the coding sequence ATGAAGTTAGCGCTAGGAACAGTTCAGTTTGGCTTAAATTACGGCATCAGTAACCAGCATGGGCAAATATCAAAAGCACAAGTAAAAGACATATTAACGCACGCTAAACAACTGGGCATCAAAACCTTAGATAGTGCTGCAGCTTATGGCAATAGCGAACAAGTCATTGGCGAACTTACCGATGTACAAGACTTTGACATTATAACTAAAGTACCGGCATTAACGACTGAGCAAACCTCAATCATGCCCTATGTTAAGCAAAGCTTAGATCAACTGCAAAAACCTAGGCTTTCGGCGTTATTATTTCATCAGGCTGATAACCTTATTAGCCACCCAGATAAAGCAGAGCTGTACCAGCAGCTTATCGAGGTGAAAACACAAGGCCTAACAAAGCGTATTGGCGTATCTTTATACTCGCCAAGCCAGCTAACACAAATTAGCAAGCAATTTGCTATTGATATTGCCCAAGTGCCGATTAATGTCTTTGATCAACGCTTCTTATCACCACAATGCATTAAGCTTTGTAAACAGAAACAGATAAGGTTGCACGCACGCTCCTTATTTTTACAAGGATTAATTTTTTTTGATGCCGATAGCTTGCCCGCCTACTTTTCCCCTTTTAAGGAAAAGATAATCGCCTTTAAGCAATTAGCCAAACAGCTAAGCTGTTCAAAACTGACTTTAGCCCTTGCTATTGTGGCACAAGACTCGCATAACTATTTCGATGTAATTGAGCAGCTAGTCGTTGGTGTATGCAGCGTTAAGCAATTAGATGAAATAGTGCAGGCATACCAACAGGCACAAGCATTAAAAAGCTCAATTGATGAACTTGCTACACTTCAAGATGAACGTTTAGCTTTTATTAATCCAAGTATGTGGCCAGCAAAAGCAAATTAA
- a CDS encoding sigma-54-dependent transcriptional regulator translates to MNEHKILVVEDDAGLREALLDTLSLAGYLCVEADSAEQALLLLKNHQVDLVVSDVQMGGMSGLSLLKSIKAQDSNLPVLLMTAYGTIDDAVQAMQDGACNYIAKPFAPEVLLNMVSQYIPPKSVSENTPVVADKRSIELLSLARKVATTEASVMILGPSGSGKEVLAQYVHYNSARAEQPFVAINCAAIPENMLEATLFGYEKGAFTGAIQACPGKFEQAQGGTILLDEITEMDLGLQAKILRVLQEREVERLGGRKTISLDVRVIATSNRNLKDAVREGVFREDLYYRLNVFPLTWLPLAERVDDIYVLAQHLVQRHCQKSGEAVPEFSPAARSKLNAYHWPGNVRELDNVVQRALILHSNQVIDASDLLIENFETTSVVEAPAQSQNEDKLGTELKLQEHQIILDTLQACHGSRKDVAERLGISPRTLRYKIAKMRESGIEIPA, encoded by the coding sequence ATGAATGAGCATAAAATATTAGTGGTTGAGGATGATGCCGGTTTAAGAGAGGCACTGTTAGATACCTTATCATTGGCAGGCTATTTGTGCGTTGAGGCAGACTCGGCTGAGCAAGCCTTATTATTACTCAAAAATCATCAGGTTGATCTAGTGGTTAGTGATGTGCAGATGGGCGGTATGTCGGGTTTATCCTTACTTAAAAGTATTAAAGCACAAGACAGTAACTTACCTGTATTACTGATGACCGCCTATGGCACCATTGATGATGCCGTACAAGCAATGCAAGATGGCGCATGTAATTATATTGCTAAGCCATTTGCCCCTGAAGTGCTATTAAACATGGTTAGTCAGTATATTCCACCAAAATCGGTAAGTGAAAATACCCCGGTTGTTGCCGATAAACGTAGTATTGAACTGTTATCGCTTGCGCGAAAAGTAGCAACTACGGAAGCATCTGTGATGATACTGGGGCCAAGTGGCTCAGGTAAAGAAGTCTTAGCTCAATATGTACATTACAATTCTGCTCGTGCTGAACAACCTTTTGTTGCGATAAACTGTGCGGCAATACCTGAAAATATGCTCGAAGCAACCTTGTTTGGCTATGAAAAAGGCGCTTTTACCGGTGCTATTCAAGCCTGTCCAGGTAAGTTTGAACAAGCGCAGGGCGGTACTATTTTACTTGATGAAATCACCGAAATGGATTTAGGCTTACAAGCCAAAATATTACGTGTTCTACAAGAGCGAGAAGTTGAGCGCCTAGGCGGCAGAAAAACTATAAGTCTTGATGTTAGAGTGATTGCCACCAGTAATCGTAATTTAAAAGATGCGGTGCGAGAAGGTGTTTTTCGAGAAGACTTGTATTATCGACTCAATGTGTTCCCACTTACTTGGCTACCACTTGCTGAGCGGGTTGATGATATATACGTGCTTGCTCAACATTTAGTGCAAAGACATTGTCAAAAAAGTGGCGAAGCTGTGCCAGAATTCTCGCCTGCGGCGCGCAGTAAACTTAATGCCTATCACTGGCCCGGTAATGTTAGGGAGCTAGACAATGTTGTTCAACGCGCCTTAATACTGCACAGTAATCAAGTCATTGATGCCAGTGATTTGCTGATTGAAAACTTTGAAACAACCTCGGTTGTTGAAGCACCGGCGCAAAGTCAAAATGAGGATAAACTTGGTACTGAGCTTAAGCTGCAAGAGCATCAAATCATTCTTGATACCCTGCAAGCGTGTCACGGCAGTAGAAAAGATGTCGCAGAACGTTTAGGGATCAGCCCGAGAACCTTGCGATATAAAATAGCCAAAATGCGTGAAAGTGGTATTGAAATACCAGCCTAG